In Pedobacter sp. WC2423, the following are encoded in one genomic region:
- a CDS encoding TSUP family transporter — MEELKGNQLFPVFLKLNQLHTVIIGAGPVGLEKMNAVLGQSEKAEITVIAEEITGEVYELAKRLPQVKLLKKSYAATDLHQADIVIAATNNNGLNEEIIRDAHALKLLVNVADKPDLCDFYLGSIVKKGDLKIAISTNGKSPTIAKRLKELFNDNLPAELDITLQQMSSFRNTLQGDFSSKVKKLNEVSAVLVEPAAGKSVETGLQKTPYPKFKWLIWLTIVLSIAVLIAVFWQREPEFQAYVAEINPMFYWFLAGGFIFAMVDGAIGMSYGVTSTAFSLSMGIPPASASMGVHLSEVLSNGIAGWMHYRMGNINWKLFKLLIIPGILGAVAGAYLLSSLEHYGAYIKPFISLYTLILGGVILSKAFNVSRKRVGGKIKKITLLGLFGGFIDAVGGGGWGSIVLSSLIAGGRNARFSLGTVKLTRFFIALMSSLTFITMLKSAHWEAVAGLVIGSALAAPIAAKVSNRISVKSIMVAVGIIVIAVSLRSIIMFILKVI; from the coding sequence GTGGAAGAATTAAAAGGCAATCAGCTATTTCCTGTTTTTTTAAAGCTCAACCAGTTGCATACGGTCATTATCGGAGCAGGGCCTGTAGGTCTTGAAAAGATGAATGCAGTGCTTGGTCAGAGTGAAAAGGCAGAAATTACCGTAATTGCTGAAGAGATAACAGGGGAAGTTTATGAACTCGCTAAACGGTTACCACAGGTTAAACTTTTGAAAAAAAGTTATGCAGCGACCGATCTCCATCAGGCAGATATTGTGATTGCTGCCACTAATAATAACGGATTAAATGAAGAAATCATACGTGATGCCCATGCGTTGAAATTACTGGTGAATGTGGCTGATAAGCCCGATTTATGTGATTTCTACCTGGGTTCTATCGTAAAAAAAGGAGATCTGAAAATTGCAATCTCTACCAATGGCAAATCACCAACCATTGCTAAAAGATTAAAAGAATTGTTTAATGATAACCTGCCAGCAGAACTGGATATTACTTTACAGCAAATGAGTTCATTTCGTAATACTTTACAAGGAGATTTCAGTTCGAAAGTAAAGAAGCTGAATGAAGTTAGTGCGGTACTGGTAGAACCTGCTGCCGGCAAATCTGTGGAAACTGGTCTCCAGAAAACTCCTTATCCTAAGTTCAAATGGCTGATCTGGTTAACAATTGTCTTATCAATTGCTGTGCTGATTGCTGTTTTCTGGCAAAGAGAACCTGAGTTTCAGGCTTATGTAGCGGAGATTAATCCGATGTTTTACTGGTTTTTAGCGGGAGGATTCATTTTTGCCATGGTAGATGGGGCTATAGGAATGTCTTATGGCGTTACTTCTACAGCTTTTTCATTGTCTATGGGGATTCCGCCAGCTTCGGCCAGTATGGGGGTCCACTTGTCTGAAGTATTGAGTAACGGAATAGCAGGCTGGATGCATTACCGGATGGGTAATATCAACTGGAAGCTGTTTAAATTACTGATTATTCCGGGAATCCTGGGTGCGGTAGCGGGTGCTTATTTATTGTCTTCATTGGAGCATTACGGGGCTTATATCAAACCATTTATCTCTTTATATACTTTAATACTGGGTGGGGTGATCCTTTCCAAAGCCTTTAACGTATCCAGAAAGAGGGTTGGCGGAAAGATTAAGAAGATTACTTTATTAGGTCTTTTCGGTGGTTTTATTGATGCAGTAGGTGGCGGCGGATGGGGTTCTATTGTTTTATCCAGCCTGATTGCTGGTGGCAGAAATGCCAGGTTCTCTCTGGGAACAGTAAAATTAACCCGTTTTTTTATCGCACTGATGAGCTCACTGACTTTTATCACCATGCTGAAGTCTGCACATTGGGAAGCAGTAGCGGGGTTGGTGATCGGCAGTGCCTTAGCTGCGCCGATAGCGGCAAAAGTTTCTAACCGTATTTCGGTTAAGAGCATTATGGTTGCTGTAGGGATTATCGTCATTGCCGTGAGTTTAAGAAGTATTATTATGTTTATTTTAAAAGTTATATAA
- the cobA gene encoding uroporphyrinogen-III C-methyltransferase, translated as MLINSGTKREIREPRITLVGAGPGDPELITMKGANALKDADVVLYDALVNEKVLAYAAADAIKVYVGKRSGEHSYSQEAINKLMVDYAINYGHVVRLKGGDPFVFGRGYEELNFAAGYNIPAQMIPGLSSSIAVPGLQQIPVTHRGLSESFWVVTGSTASGAISNDLYEAVRTKATVVVLMGLNKLKEIVKLYKQEGKANLPVAVIQSGSTEEEKLAIGIVDTIEEVVLEKGIGAPAILVFGEVVSLHPQFQPIKDFFAAIKEES; from the coding sequence ATGTTAATTAATTCAGGAACAAAAAGAGAAATCAGAGAACCAAGAATTACGCTGGTGGGTGCAGGGCCGGGAGATCCGGAGCTGATCACCATGAAAGGTGCAAATGCATTGAAAGATGCAGATGTGGTTTTATATGATGCGTTGGTAAATGAAAAAGTATTAGCATACGCTGCTGCTGATGCTATCAAAGTATATGTTGGAAAACGTTCTGGTGAACATTCTTATTCACAAGAAGCGATCAATAAACTGATGGTGGACTATGCAATCAATTACGGGCATGTAGTACGTTTGAAAGGTGGCGATCCATTTGTATTTGGCCGTGGATATGAAGAGTTGAATTTTGCAGCAGGCTATAATATCCCGGCGCAAATGATTCCCGGATTGTCGAGTTCGATTGCTGTACCCGGTTTACAGCAGATCCCGGTTACACACCGCGGGTTAAGTGAAAGCTTTTGGGTAGTTACAGGATCTACGGCTTCCGGAGCAATCTCCAATGATCTTTATGAGGCTGTTCGCACTAAAGCAACAGTCGTTGTGTTGATGGGGCTGAACAAACTAAAGGAAATCGTCAAACTTTACAAGCAAGAGGGAAAAGCAAATTTACCTGTTGCTGTGATCCAAAGCGGTTCTACTGAAGAAGAAAAACTGGCCATCGGTATTGTGGATACGATTGAAGAAGTTGTACTGGAAAAAGGAATCGGGGCACCAGCCATTTTAGTATTTGGTGAAGTAGTTTCTTTACATCCTCAATTTCAGCCCATCAAGGATTTTTTTGCAGCCATTAAAGAAGAATCATAA
- a CDS encoding nitrite reductase: MQSFRTELENPVVEKDIIDLEQKIRAFREGKIHDEKFRSLRLARGVYGQRQPGVQMVRIKLPFGKVTFKQLLRIADVSDEYGSGNLHLTTRQDIQIHYVSLDRTPELWAELERDDITLREACGNTVRNVTSSPDAGINPEELFDVSPYAQAVFKYFLRNPICQEMGRKIKISFSATEKDTAFSYIHDLGFIPKLNEKGERGFKVMFAGGLGAQPFLASVVHDFLPEDQLIPYSESVLRVFDRHGERTNRNKARLKYLVQKLGLEEVTRLIAEEVIANKSKSFEVDLGTVPLPALPEAIAATDQRPADETHYKRWLDTNVFPQKQSGFYGVYIKVPVGDIKTDKARLFVAAIRPYVADEIRITQNQGLLLKFVSAEALIPLYTVLNELDFAVPGFDSVGDITTCPGTDTCNLGIANSMSLAAVLEGVIHEEYPDLIYDKDIKIKISGCMNSCGQHGLAHIGFHGSSVKANGKVVPAVQVMIGGGTVGDGEGRVAERVIKAPTKRAPAILRTVLDDYSTNSGENESFHQYYDAKGKDHFYQLLKPLADLTALKDEEYVDWGHEETFVTAIGVGECAGVVIDLVATLLLEGEEKLLWADAAFEGKAWSDAIYHSYSVFVNTAKALLLDKSISSSTQTGVIREFDTNFVETGEVVLPSTFNELVLQINKNEPAEEFATAYLEQARQFYSAMRAKREAQVNVN; this comes from the coding sequence ATGCAAAGTTTTAGAACGGAGCTGGAGAACCCGGTAGTAGAAAAAGATATCATAGATCTTGAACAAAAGATCCGTGCCTTCCGTGAAGGAAAAATACACGACGAAAAGTTTCGCAGTCTGCGGCTTGCACGTGGTGTTTATGGTCAGCGGCAGCCGGGTGTACAAATGGTGCGTATTAAATTACCATTCGGAAAAGTCACCTTTAAACAATTATTGCGCATTGCCGATGTTTCTGATGAATACGGTAGCGGAAATTTGCATTTAACTACCAGGCAGGACATTCAGATTCACTATGTAAGTCTGGATCGTACACCTGAACTGTGGGCAGAACTGGAACGTGATGATATTACTTTACGTGAAGCTTGTGGTAATACGGTTAGAAATGTAACTTCTTCGCCTGATGCAGGAATCAACCCTGAAGAACTTTTCGATGTTTCTCCTTATGCACAGGCTGTATTTAAATATTTTTTAAGAAATCCTATTTGTCAGGAAATGGGCAGAAAGATCAAGATATCTTTTTCAGCAACAGAGAAAGATACCGCTTTCAGTTATATTCATGATTTAGGTTTCATTCCAAAACTGAATGAAAAAGGAGAGCGCGGATTTAAAGTCATGTTTGCTGGTGGTTTAGGTGCACAACCTTTTCTGGCCAGTGTAGTACATGATTTTTTGCCTGAAGATCAATTAATCCCTTATTCGGAATCTGTGTTAAGAGTCTTTGACCGGCATGGAGAAAGAACCAACAGAAATAAAGCAAGGCTGAAATATCTGGTTCAAAAACTGGGATTGGAAGAAGTAACCCGCTTAATTGCTGAAGAAGTTATTGCCAATAAATCAAAATCTTTTGAGGTTGATCTGGGTACAGTACCGCTTCCGGCTTTGCCAGAAGCTATTGCTGCAACTGATCAGCGTCCGGCAGATGAAACGCATTATAAACGATGGTTGGATACCAATGTATTCCCGCAAAAACAAAGTGGTTTTTATGGCGTATATATCAAAGTCCCGGTAGGTGATATCAAAACTGATAAAGCCCGGTTATTTGTGGCGGCTATACGTCCTTATGTAGCGGATGAAATCAGAATTACCCAGAACCAGGGTTTGTTATTAAAATTTGTCAGCGCAGAAGCATTGATCCCCTTGTACACCGTATTAAATGAGCTGGACTTTGCTGTTCCTGGATTTGATAGTGTGGGTGATATTACAACCTGCCCGGGTACAGATACTTGTAATCTGGGAATTGCAAACAGTATGTCTCTTGCGGCGGTGCTGGAAGGGGTAATTCACGAAGAATATCCTGATCTGATTTACGATAAAGATATTAAGATTAAAATTAGTGGCTGTATGAATTCATGTGGTCAGCACGGTCTGGCACACATTGGATTTCATGGAAGCTCTGTCAAAGCTAACGGAAAAGTTGTGCCTGCGGTACAGGTGATGATTGGTGGCGGAACAGTAGGCGATGGTGAAGGCCGGGTCGCTGAACGTGTAATCAAAGCGCCAACTAAACGTGCACCAGCTATTCTGCGCACAGTCTTGGATGACTATAGCACGAATTCCGGTGAGAATGAAAGTTTCCATCAGTATTACGATGCTAAGGGTAAAGATCATTTTTACCAGTTATTGAAACCACTGGCAGACCTTACTGCTTTAAAAGATGAAGAATATGTTGACTGGGGTCATGAAGAAACTTTTGTGACTGCGATTGGCGTAGGTGAATGTGCCGGTGTAGTGATTGATTTGGTAGCTACACTTTTACTCGAAGGAGAAGAAAAATTACTATGGGCAGATGCGGCTTTTGAAGGCAAAGCCTGGTCTGATGCGATTTATCATTCTTACAGTGTATTTGTGAATACTGCAAAAGCATTGTTACTGGATAAAAGTATCAGTAGTAGTACACAAACAGGTGTAATCAGAGAGTTTGATACCAATTTTGTAGAAACAGGTGAGGTAGTTTTACCTTCAACTTTTAACGAACTGGTATTGCAAATTAATAAAAATGAGCCTGCAGAAGAGTTTGCAACAGCTTATCTGGAACAGGCTAGACAATTTTATTCAGCAATGAGAGCGAAGAGGGAGGCGCAGGTAAATGTTAATTAA